In Paenibacillus stellifer, the DNA window ACCGCAAGACTGTAATCGTCCTCGCCCGCGCCGAGCATATCCCTGTAATAATGCATCGGCGACAGCGTGGCCGAGAACAGAATGCGGCTGCGGAACCCCTTGGAAGATTGGGTCAGCAGATGGGAGGGGTCCAGGTTGAACAGCTTGAGGAAGACATCGCCTCGCCCTGCCTCGGCGTAGGTCACATACCGCTCGTCATAGAGCTTGAAGGTCCTCAGCATACCCTGAACCTCGTAGAAGACATCCAGCAGGCCGTCTTCCTCCGGTTCTCCCGGGGAAGGGCGGATCAGTTCATGCTCGGCCTCATGCGCGAACCGCTCCAGCAGTTCCGGGAGATCCTCCGGGCAGCGCTCCCATACGCCGGAGCCTCCCTCGCCGCAGGACTTGCGCAGCGCGATAAACCAGGCGTTCACCTCTCCAGCAGCCGCGCTTAATGCGCGGTTGCGGCCCTTGAACCGCCGTTTCAGGTCCAGAAAGGGCGCTTTGCGAAGGCTCGCAGAGAACATCTCTCTCCCCCGGTCCACCAGATTATGCGCTTCGTCGACGAGCAGAACGGTGTTCTTCTTCCGTTCTTCCGCAAGCCGCTTCAGCGAGATCCGGGGATCGAATACATAATTATAGTCGCAGATGACGGCGTCGCTGACGTAAGCGGCGTCAAGCGACAGCTCGAACGGACAAACCATATGCTTGCGGGCGTAGGCTTCCAGCACGCTCCGGTCCATCAAAGTCTCCGCCTCCAGCATATCCATCAGCGCACCGTTAATCCGGTCGTAATAACCGTCGGCGAACGGGCAGTGCTCCGGGCCGCAAAGCCCCTCTTCCCGGAAGCAGGCCTTCTCCTTCGCCGTCAAAGTGACCGTGTGCATATGCAGGCCGCGCTCCTTCATCAGAGCAAAGGCGTCCTGCGCGGCCATCCGGGTGACCGTCTTGGCCGTCAAATAGAACAGGCTCTGCAGCAGGCCTTCTCCGACAGCTTTGATGGATGGGAACAGCGTGGAGATCGTCTTGCCGATCCCTGTAGGCGCCTGCGCGAACAGATTGACGCCCTCCGCAACCGATTTGTAGACGGCTCCGGCCAAATGGCGTTGACCCGTCCGGTAGGACGGGAACGGAAACTCCAGCCTCCGGATGCTCTCATCCCTCTGCTCCGCATGGGAAATCAGCAGCGCTGCATAAGGTGCGTAGGCGGCGACTGTACCATGAGCGAAAGCCTCCGCTTCCGCAAAGGTCACCTGTCGTTCGAGGCTCCGCTGCTCCCCCGTTCCGGTGTGCACGTAGGTGAGGCGGACCCTCATCCCGGGTAGCGACTGCTCCAGGAGAATCATATAGGCATACATCATCGCCTGTGCCCAGTGCACCTCTCTCCCCTCTTCCGGCAGCTCCGGCCCTCCGGTCGATTTGATCTCCTCGACGGTAAGCCCGCCGTCCTGAGACAGAAGCAGGCCGTCGCATCGCCCGAACACGGCGAGCACGAGCCTGCCGCACGGAATTTCCGTGCTGAGATAGACTTCCTTCTTGTCATTCTCGCCATACTGCCGTTGTATGCTCTGGTGGATGCGCGTGCCTTCGACAAGAGCGGCTGCGCTGCGGAAGCCCGACTCCAGACTGCCGCTCTTATAGACATGTTCCACCAGCGCTCTGACGGATATCGATAAGGCGGAAGACATGAAATCCACCTCCTCTCGGGTTATATGTATAATATAGGCAGCTGTTCCAGAGTTCGTTTTCCCCCATTTCGGGGCATTTCGGTCCATTTCCAGCCGTGAAAGCGAATACGTCCTTTTCGCAGACACTCCTGCTTGCTTCGGCTTCATGCCGCTGGTTTTGACATTCCCTTTACAGAACGGCATAATGAGTTTTGTTATGATGGCGTTTTATTTGTCTGATATCAAGAAAGAGGGCGAAACCGTGAC includes these proteins:
- a CDS encoding ATP-dependent DNA helicase; the encoded protein is MSSALSISVRALVEHVYKSGSLESGFRSAAALVEGTRIHQSIQRQYGENDKKEVYLSTEIPCGRLVLAVFGRCDGLLLSQDGGLTVEEIKSTGGPELPEEGREVHWAQAMMYAYMILLEQSLPGMRVRLTYVHTGTGEQRSLERQVTFAEAEAFAHGTVAAYAPYAALLISHAEQRDESIRRLEFPFPSYRTGQRHLAGAVYKSVAEGVNLFAQAPTGIGKTISTLFPSIKAVGEGLLQSLFYLTAKTVTRMAAQDAFALMKERGLHMHTVTLTAKEKACFREEGLCGPEHCPFADGYYDRINGALMDMLEAETLMDRSVLEAYARKHMVCPFELSLDAAYVSDAVICDYNYVFDPRISLKRLAEERKKNTVLLVDEAHNLVDRGREMFSASLRKAPFLDLKRRFKGRNRALSAAAGEVNAWFIALRKSCGEGGSGVWERCPEDLPELLERFAHEAEHELIRPSPGEPEEDGLLDVFYEVQGMLRTFKLYDERYVTYAEAGRGDVFLKLFNLDPSHLLTQSSKGFRSRILFSATLSPMHYYRDMLGAGEDDYSLAVPSPFDRSQWDVAVLPVSTRYQDREASVAPLCRALEDMTSRKGNYLVFFPSYLYMQTVFDAFTPPEAGVRTLIQGSGMTEEEREAFLAAFAPDQEETLLGFAVMGGIFSEGIDLPGDRLNGVMVVGVGLPQLGLERNLLRDYFTSRSNNGFDYAYVYPGMCKVLQAGGRLIRSESDTGTIILADDRFLRHPYDWLLPEEWRDYRVLG